Part of the Malaclemys terrapin pileata isolate rMalTer1 chromosome 17, rMalTer1.hap1, whole genome shotgun sequence genome, GGGGCTCCTGGATTTCCAGCAGGATTCCTAcgaggggggaggcgggaggtTACCTTGTCTGCCTGCTGCTCTGCAAGGTGCTCCTGGGCCTTCAGGGGATACTGGAGAGTCTGGAAGAGGCCAAAGGTGCCCCCCAGGGCAAAAGCAGCCCCCACCAGCATGCGGCTGCCCTTCAGTGCCCGGGCCCGTGCATAGCGTCCTGTCCCAAAGGGGATACAGTACCCCCTGCTCTGGGCCCGCAGGAGCCCCATCCCAGCCGCCTGGCCAGCAGCCCTCAGTCTCCACgggagctgccccaggcacctccaGCCACGGTAGGCTGCTGCCATCTTCGCTCCACGAGGGGGGAGTGGaggagaaaaagagggagggcgGGCCTCTACACCAAGCACCAGAGGCTTTAAACCAGAGCAGAGGAGGCCCTAAGGATAGAGCGCCTCTGCTGGGCTTGTTTTTGGAttgattggttggttggttggttggtttgctgTGCCATCATTTCGTCCCAGATGCAGTACTGCATAAGGGAGAGAACATTTGTCTCCCCAAATGATTTCCAAGCCCCCACCATCATTGTCCGAAAAGCCAAAATATGTACAAAGTTATACTGTACAATGTTACGCAATGAGCAGATTGGGGAGATTTCATTTGTTAGAtcgcttatagaatcatagaaaaataCTGACTCAGTAGCCACCATTTATTTTGAAGGGTCCCAGTATTTCTAAGGGTCTAATTACTCCTGGAAGGTTGTTTCGTAAATAGCGATATTCAGGGGCCCCAAAATACCCATTTGCCCCTCCAATAATGGGACCCTAGAACTACCCTGATTGGAAATGGTTATAAATGGCACAGGTAAGCTGAACAAATAATCACACTGTAGCAGTGAATGTAACGTTCAATGTAATAACCCATGCGAGGATGACAAGTGCTATAAAATCCTGCTAGGTTGGATCAGGGgctctcaaacattttcatagtGTGGAATATACTTTAACACAGATAGAGTCTCATGAACACCTCCTTTCCTATTGCTCATAGTGTGGACAACCTCCTCTCCCATTTATTATCACGTACAATCTCTGCAGGGACTAGGGCAATTGCTTATGGAAAAGTCATATCTGGAAAGTATCGGTGGATGTTTAACTGTCTGATGcaattgtttttttccttttgaaaacaaagaatcaaaCCCACCACCTGCTTTTACTCTTAATTGTATCGGCTCCTCCCATGTTTTTTATGAATCTCTCTCACTGACACATTCTCCTCTGCTGTCTAGacccttttctttccctctgcaTGGGGTTCCCTAACAGTTGgttccctgctccctgactaTGCTGCCCAGCCACCAACTTCTTTTCTTCACCTAGCTCTCCTGAAAAATATTACCTAGCTGCCATATGGATTGCAACTCTAATCCCACTGATGTCTCCAGTCCCTGAAAGGTAGTGCTCATTTCCTCTCATTCTCTATTTATGTAATAGTTGCTCCCAGCAGAAGTGGCTAGGCTAATGTTTCTTCCCTGTTTCCAGTTTCATTTACAGGTGGCTTTTAATTGTAGTGAAGAGTGTGGACATCTGTAGCAGCAGTTGGAAACAAggagagccagcaccatgtgaccaatcAGATGTTTGAAAATCATCAGCAAGTGTTCTTCAGCCAACAGCTTGGGAATCCCTGGATTAgatcattttaaatattatttaaatcacAGCATTTGCTGAATCATTAGTAAAAACTCCAAACCACCAATCAGCTCATTCAAAGAGTTCAGTCTGGCCAGTTATTTTTCCAGATATTAGAGCTCATTCCTCTCAACTACAATACATAGTGGGCCCAATTCCATCCCTCATGCAAATTACACTAAGGATTAATTTTGCTCACAATGTGTAGTATGAATATTGAATGCAACACTTGGGACCAGTGCTAGATGATTAAGTACAATCTCAAATAGTCCGTGATTTGATGGTAAAATTCCAAATCAATAAATAATTACAGTTAAAATTCCATCTTTGTAAGTTGCTTTAGAATCACAGGGTGAAAGGCAAGGACAAAATATTCAGAGTATCTAGTAGGTGTCATACTAGCAAAGCCAGATTGATAGTTATCTGGCTTTTGCCATGATGGATAATTAAACCTCAGCACTTCATAAAGATGTTAAAACataaaataggaataaaaataaTAGCAATAGTTTCCACTTCTATAGCGCCTCTTATGCAagaatctcaaagagctttactgACATTAATTACATAAGCCTACTTAATTATGAAATTGTATTCCACAAAGCAATAGGAAGacataaaacctcatgcttcagggcaattAACTTTTGTCATTTATGCTTGGTTATGCCCATACTATTATTTTTATGAGTGTTAGGACATAGGATGGGGCCCTAACCCAGCAGAATGTAGTCAGGTTATACTAAGGAAAGATTCAGACTGTACTGTGATGTTAAGGATATGATCCTTCATTCCTTGTACATTGAAAATTCCATCTCAATTAGAATTCAAAAACTCCTCAAATCAGTCTTTGCCCAGGTTCAGCTCAGGGACACACTGATGCCCTAATTGCAAGTTATTTTCATCTCTAAAGATATATCCTATAAAATAAATGATAGAATGATCTGATTTCCCAGGACAGGTGAAGCATATGACTAATATCAAGtctaaaaaaagaaatcttaGTTATAAAGCAAGGCAGAGAGAATTGTGCTCACTGTCCTAAGGAaagaggagatttgaaagtgACCTACTGAGGTTACAATTATTAAGTTGAAACAAACTTTATTCTGTTAAGTACAATTAAGATAAATTAAACAAACCATTAACTAAAACTGGATAGACGAAAACAGGAAGGGACTGTGCTCTAGTGGCAAAAGCAGAAGTCTGGGTGTCAAGAATTCTGGGGTTTAGTCCTGTCTGTGTCACTGACTCAATGTGTGATTCTGGGCAATTGACTTAACCAGCCATCATCCTGTCTGACCATCTGTAAAATTACCTCACAGGAACTAATAATGCATGTTTACAAAGCACTTTAAGAGCTCCAGAAATAAAAGCTCTATACAGGTGAACATATCTCCTGAGAACATCCCATAAACATATGTCCCTGAGAACAGTCTACAAAGAATAAATATACATGTAATAAACTGAGATAATTAGTATGGATAGAAAAAGGTTTAAGAGAAAACCACTGTAGAGGGGGATAGCAAAGCAAATCTatgtgaataatttattcaacacATTTTCTGTTCCCAAATTGGTCTGTGAGTAGCTGATAGATTAGTTCACTTTATTGATTGGAATTTATTTGCTGGATCATTTCTGTGAATAACTTCTGATCAGCAGATTTTTCTCGAGCAGCTGTCAGCCAAAATCAAGCTGTAGTGCTTGGTTTTGACGGGGACACACAGGCCTAAACTCTGACTGGATGATTGTGGCTCTTAGAGCCAGCTTGGCTGTGAACCTTCATACTCCCAAGGTCACACTTGGTTTCTGCAGATACTCTCCTCAGTTGGCTCAATATGTTTTGCACCCATGTGAAATCCTGCCAGCAAACCCCTCTGCTATGACTGCAGAGAGTGAACACAAAGAGGGAGGAACATAAGAGCCAGGGAGGTTGGGGGTGCGATCCCGCATCCCTGTAggcagacacccccctccccccaactataAAGTCTATTTGCTTGCCTGCCTCCCGCCCGcgctgcttgggcagcccctcTCTTCCCATAACTATAGACTTtaccctggagcagggcggggctagGAAAGAGATGATCCACCCCCCTCTTCCCAGGATCCCGGCTGAAGTTTGCGAATGGCTAGGTCAAcccaagccccgcccctttccgggtcagggggcggggccttccGCCGCTTCCatccggggaaggggcggggctttcCGGCGTCTCGGAGTCCGGCCGCGACCGGGGTCCTGTctggcagcgggactcgggaggggcacggcggcggcggcggcatgTCGGGGCCGAACGGGGAGCCGCACGGGCCTGCGGGAAACGTCGGGCGGGGCGAGGAGGGGGAGGATGACGGCTTCGGGGAGACAGGTAAGAAAAGAGTGAACAAGAACCCGCGCAgcatcccccttcctggggtgtcccggccccctcctgctctcagcatcccccttcctggggtgagTCCCGaccccctcctgctctcagcatcccccttcctggggtgtcCCGGACCCCACAGCccggccccctcctgctctcagcatcccccttcctggggtgtcccggccccctcctgctctcagcatcccccttcctggggtgtcCCGGACCCCACAGCccggccccctcctgctctcaacatcccccttcctggggtgtcccggccccctcctgctctcagcatcccccttcctggggtgagtcccagccccctcctgctctcagcaTCCCCCTTCCTAGGGTtagtcccgccccccccagcccggccccctcctgctctcagcatcccccttcctggggtgagTCCCGGACCCCACAGCccggccccctcctgctctcagctcccccttcctggggtgagTCCCAAACCCTACAGCctggccccctcctgctctcagcaTCCCCCGCTCTGGGGTGTCCCGGCCCCCACAGCCCGGcccccctcctgctctcagctcccccttcctggggtgagTCCTGAACCCTACAGCCCGGCCCCATCCTGCTCTCAGCATCCCCCGCTCTGGGGTGACCCGGACCCTACAGCCCGGCCCTCTCCTGCTCTCAGCATCCCCCGCTCGGGGTGAGTCCCGAACCCCACAGCccggccccctcctgctctcGGCATCCCCCGCTCGGGGTGAGTCCCGAACCCCACAGCccggccccctcctgctctcaACATCCCCCGCTCTGGGGTGAGGCccggccccctcctgctctcaACATCCCCCGCTCTGGGGTGAGGCccggccccctcctgctctcaACATCCCCCGCTCTGGGGTGAGGCccggccccctcctgctctcaACATCCCCCTACCTGGGATGAGCCAGGGACCCCTCTCTGCTCCTAGCACCCCCCATCTGGGGAGAGACATTCCCCACACCAAACTCTCCCTGCTTCTAGCACCCAATTGCCTGGGGTgagtcccccccttccccaatcccTTGCTCCAAACATACCCCCTCTCTCTAGATGAACCATAGACCCCCCAGCAGGCTTTGCTCCCAgcgcacacacccacacccaccaaccGGTTAATGATGATGATACTCAACGCAactaatattaacaagggggaaggattGCGAGCCGGAACAGGGAAATAACAGATTAAAGACTATtgagatgtattcaagtcaacaGGGCCTGACGAAATTCAtactagggtacttaaggaactagctaaagCAATATTCAAACCCTTCATAGAgcacaggtgaggtcccagaagactggagaagggcaaacatagcacttgtctttaaaagggggaacaaaagGGATCTGGGGAATTCTAGCCCAGTCAGCCCCACTTTGATACTTGGAAAGATAGTGGGGTAtaaagaatagccagcatggGCTTGTTAGGGACAAATCCTGCCAAACCAACCTACTTTTCTTTGGAAGGGAGGATCTGgtcgggtcctgcaggggtcagtctcGGGTCTGGtggtattaaatattttcattaatgacttggataatggagagtatgtttataaaatttccaGATGAACCACAAACTGGAAGGGgctgctagcactttggaggacaggattggaatacagaatgaccttgacaaatgtgagaattggtctgaattcaaccaGAAGAAATTCAATAACAATAAACGgaaagtacttcacttaagaaaaaaaaatcaaatgcacaactacaaaatggggaataactgactaggtggtggtactgctgaaaagaatctgggggttatagtggatcacaaacagaGTAtgatcaacaatgtgatgcagctgcaaaaaaggcagatatcattctggggtatattaacaggaatcCTATATAACACCGGaaataattgtcctgctctattctgcactggtcaggcctcagctggagtgctgtgtccaattcTAGGCCCCACACTTCTGCaacaatgtggacaaattggagagattccagaggagagcaacaaaaatgataaaagccttaaaaaacctgacctatgaggaaatctttttttttttttttcttcaaactgagcatgtttagtcttaagaaaagaaggctgaggggagacacAAGTCTTCGAATATGTTAAGGATTGatataaagagaatggtgatcaacTCTTCTCCTGTCCACTAAAggaggacaagaaataatggggcttaatttgcagcaagggaaaatTAGGTtaactattaggaaaaacttctgaaCTATAAGTGTGTTAAGATTTGGAATAcgcttcccagggaggttgtggaatcaccgttgttggacaaacacctgtcagggacagtttAGATTTACTTGGTGCTGCcacagtgcaggaggctggacctgatgacttctcaaggtcccttccagcctgacatttctatggttctataagACTAAACCATCCAACACCCTAGTTTGGTGCCTTTTAACAAAATCTAAGAGCGCCTTTCCTGAAAATATCCTGGAGGATTTCTAGGACTAAAAAGGCCTTTCATCATACTGTTCCGGGAAGCGCCAGTACAACTAGTTACTAGCCAGGAAGGGAATATCGTATTTCAGACCTTCCTCTGGCTTCTGATGAAAAAGGGATGCTTAGCTAGTCTTCTATGACAATTCCTTTGAGAATTTGAGCTTTATGGACTATCACCTGCCTCAAGAGATCCTTTCTGCTGGGTCCATTTGAGCTGTCCATCCAATTTAGAACTAGATTCTGAAGATGTCAAGGGTGTTTCCTCCTGAAATCACTCAGATCCTTAGAAGCTGGTGATTCTTTTGTTACCACGTATCTCTATAGTGAGCTTTGAGTGGGAAGTCCTGAGATATGAGTTTTCTAAATAATCTATCATTTCTCTTAGCCTGTCCCAGAAAGCTCTCCCAGTTTGGAAGCAGGTACTGCACTGTTTTCTAACCCCGTGCATTCCAGTCTCGGGAGGTCACTTCACAACTTAATTTAGAATAATGTTGTATCAGAATTAAGGTATAGCATTAATTGCTTTCAGCTGTGGTATGTGCTATTCAAGGACTTCCCACACTGTCTTCTAAAAGATTTTGGGAAAACCAGTACTTGTGTTCAGGGTATTGTTAGCTGAAAACAGCTTCACTATCCGATCCTCTTATTTCTTTCTCCCACATGCTCCTTATGTCTGAGTGCAAGCTGCAGAGAAGTCCCATTCAGACTGTGGTCTGTTATTCTAAACAATGCTGTTTGAGGACTGGTTGTTGATGCCCCTTGCTGTGTTCAGCAGAACAGGTctagctatttaaaaataattctctttCCGTGTAAACTCTGGTTGACCTTGTGTGTGAAGTGAAATCTGTGGCTCCTCCTGAGGCTTGAATTAGATCATGTTCTTTGTAGATGTACATGAGAACCACATTTTCCCTTTTACTCAGGGCTTGGTGTGAgtgctttccccccctccccctgggaaGAAGCAGCATCACAAGTAGGTTTGAATGGCTTGTTGGACCTGGTTTGTGCTGATTGTATGGCATGATACATACATATATCCTGCAGGGTGGTTTATAATGAATCCTTGCTTCCTAGTGCAGTGTTTTAAATGGTAAAGCAAGACCTATGTGGTCTCTGCACTATTGAGACCTGGGTGAAAAACTGAAGAAATTAAGGGGATAAGTGCTGTTCATGGAAATCAGAATTGGTCCACATCCCTCTGGTTACTTTTTCCCTTAGGATCTTATGAGATGTTCCTATTCAGCTCACTCAGGGTCTCCACTGCACTGCACCTTTCTTCCTCTACCCCTGCTCCCACATCAGCTGCTGTGATGTTCTGGAATTCTTTTTCCAGATTCTCATGTGCCAGGTCCTAGAGTGGCAGCTCTGGAGGTTACACTCTCTGTGCTAAGCTTCTCAACAGCACCCTCTCAAGGTGCCTGTACCCTGATTAGGCAAGGCCACCTCTAGGGAGGGTGAAGATTAATTCAGCTTTTATCTATTCAGCCCTCTTGCAGTGTGGATCCCTGTCTAGTGGAAGCTGGCCAGAGCCCAACCACTTACTTGAGAGATTACCAAACAGCTGCCAGATGGCAATTCCTTCCTGGTCTGTGACACAGAGGTAAAACATCCTAGATCATGTTACCAATCCCCTGAACTACCCAGTTTTCCACAGACCTAGTTTCACCAGTAGATGTGATGTAAAATGATACAGAGAGGATGCATTTGGGATAGAGGACCTGCCTTGTATGTTCTGAGGTATATTTGTAAGAGGCCTTGCTGCCTGATACCTTCTTAGAATGAGTGGTGGTTGTACAAGAATTtaaattcaggattttttttgttctccTTCCTTTAGAATATGCAGCAATAAACTCCATGCTGGACCAAATCAACTCCTGTTTGGATCACCTGGAGGAGAAGAATGACCATCTGCATGCCCGCTTGAAGGAGCTGCTGGAATCCAACCGTCAGACACGCCTGGagttccagcagcagctgagtgAAGAGCAGAACATGCAAGCTGATGTGCAGGGACCACACACGGACATCTAGTTCCTGCTGTTTGCTGGACACAAACTGTCAAATAGTTTTTACTTCCAAGGGGACCTCCACTGTCTGTGGTTTAATGTAAAACTTGACTAGAAAAGGTACTTGCTGTTGTGCAGTCCCTCCAGTGGTTAAATGTTCTGCCCTTCTCTGTGTCTGTCGTGTTTTCTCTTTGTGACTGATGCTGCATCAGCAAATAGGTGGGtgaggggaagagatggggtgttGATATTTCTAGCTCCAGTTCTGAGCTGACAGTGACACCATTAGAACTGGGTATGGGAAGCCTATGCTGCAAGTGTGGGCATTCATGTATAGGCCCCTTTTGCCACAATTcaactaccaaggaaagtggtgacTGTGGTCCTGAGGACTGTCTAGAACTCTACCTCACAGACTCGTTTCCCCCAGTAAACTGGGCTTCTAAGCCTTACAGTTCTGGAGATCCATAGCACATGGTGGCTCCATTCTAGCCCCAGACTTGCTCTCGGTTTTAACTGTGGGGAGGGTAATAAGCTTCTTTTGGGGCTTAAATCATCTGGTTTCTTCAGCCCTGTGGCTGCAGCCTCCCTGCAGTCTACACTTCAGTTAGGTTTACAAAAGTTCTGTGATGAGAAATGTTGGCTCAATGACAGGACTCCAGTCCACACATTCCCCCTTCGAAGCAAATGTAAACTACCATCATGCTCTACTTAATGGAGAGTAAAGAGCAGCTGAATAACTCCTTAAACCACTGCTAGAGCCTCAGCAGTGGCTTTTGAGAGGTATTCCCATATAGCAGCCTACTCCGCTCCCCTTGTGGTGTCACAGCCCCATGGTGAGGGGGGGTAGGAGGATTGCCCAGCAATGCTGTCATAACAGAGTCCTTCCTGAATGTCCGGGAGATACAAACACGTGTGTAAGACTGCATGAGCACTGTAAGTCTGTGAAACTGCTTTGAGTGTGTCTGTGGCTTCTGCAGGCAAGGCCCAGCATTGTGACGTGACTGTCATTTTGTACAGTGAGAGTATTtataaagaaacttttaataaaccAGCTTAAACTGAATGTCCTCCTAGAAGCATTTCAGAGGCAGCCTTGCTTTAAGTGCTGAGAGATCAAATGACGGAGCTTCTTTCATGTTCTAGTCTAAAACTGGGTCCTGAGTGACCCTGTTGCCTAGTGCACTGGCTTGATTCCATGGGAAAACATTCTGTGAAAGGGCATAAATGGTGTTTGCATGGGGCTGACTCATCTGCCAGCAGTAAAATTCTGCTCTTATCAGGCTTATGACCTGTGAAAGGGGAACCACCTTAGCACAGCAGGAAGTAGAGGGCTAGTACAGCGAGAAGTCTTAGTGAGCAGAGTCTTGCAGCAGGCTTTGCCAGTTCAAGCAGCGAGCCTAAGCTTTAGGAAGGTCAACTTCAGCGACCCTTTCAGGTTTAACAGTACAGTGCTTTGGCTAGCCCATGgatctctctcacatcccagcTGTATAAATAACACCCAATGCCATCCCCTTAGACACGCTAAAGccaggcttttttatttttaaaataaaaacagcagtAAAGTGGAAGGTTTTTTGCTCTATTAAAAGACTCCGAAAATAAACATTTCCAGCAAATATTGTATGCAAAGGGCTCTCCCTTTAAAGCTGTTCTATCTGGGTTTGCGTCTGGCAGAGCGTCTACGCCCTGCTGGGGTTAGATTTGCTGCTTCTCCTTTGGCTGGAGAGCAGGTGTCTGCCTCTTTCTCTCTGATGCTTGCTGCCTCCTGTTCAGAATCCCCTTCGCTCATTGAGTACTGGGGTTTGTCTGTGCCATCACTTTCCTCTTCCTTACACATACTGTGTCCCAGCAACTCCCCTGTGGCACTGTCTTCATCTAGGAGCAGGCAGTCTTCACTAGTGGTGGGGGACTTGCTACCCTCATCCTGACTTCCTTCCTCCTCTATGACCAGGGCTCCACATATATCAGTCTCACTGGTTGGGCTTTCACCCCTTCTCGCAGAGGGGCCCAGCTCACTCTTATTCTCTAGAGACCTAGAGGTTTGTTCTTTTAATGCCAATAATTCTGGATCTTCCTCTCCCATGCCATGATGGGTATTCATTGTCTCAGCTTCATCCTCTGTCTTAGCAGGTGGCTGCAGCTGCTCATCCGACGACTGGAAGCCAGAGCCACGGGAGCACAAAGAGGCCTCCGAGTGTGCTGCTGTAGCTCGGTGCCTTGCTGCCTTGTATCTCTGTGCAAAGGAAAAATGTGTGAGCAATAACTGGCCTGAGACATGACAGGACAGTTTCAGCTGGTCCAGGAGAAACCTGCACAAAGACAGTAGCGAGTGACAAACTGCAGTGGCTGGCTTAATCTCCAAACAAAGCACAAGTCTACGGCTCTCTTGGGTGGGCTGCTGAGGGAAGGAGTTCAAACAGGTACAGGTCTGCTCCTGGCAAAAAGTGATGGTATTAAGGTTTTATTCCCTCTTGCATTTGCTAATGCGGAGGGATTAGGTAGAATGAGGCTGGGAATACAGAGCTAGAACCAGACTTTGATAGCTGTTAATCTTGATCGGAGATGATAGATCAATAGCCCAGTTGAGTAAGTGAAATCAAAACTCATCTCAACTACTGACTGAAT contains:
- the BBLN gene encoding bublin coiled-coil protein isoform X1, with translation MSGPNGEPHGPAGNVGRGEEGEDDGFGETEYAAINSMLDQINSCLDHLEEKNDHLHARLKELLESNRQTRLEFQQQLSEEQNMQADVQGPHTDI
- the BBLN gene encoding bublin coiled-coil protein isoform X3, with protein sequence MSGPNGEPHGPAGNVGRGEEGEDDGFGETALLQCGSLSSGSWPEPNHLLERLPNSCQMAIPSWSVTQRICSNKLHAGPNQLLFGSPGGEE
- the BBLN gene encoding bublin coiled-coil protein isoform X2, translating into MTASGRQMNHKLEGAASTLEDRIGIQNDLDKSLLQCGSLSSGSWPEPNHLLERLPNSCQMAIPSWSVTQRICSNKLHAGPNQLLFGSPGGEE